A genomic stretch from Sulfurihydrogenibium azorense Az-Fu1 includes:
- a CDS encoding DnaJ C-terminal domain-containing protein produces the protein MNFYKLLGVAFNATPEEIKKAYRKKVKLFHPDINPNGKEIFKVLNIAYETLINPEKRQDYDKHINKNSLTRILEEKVLDFLGFTDKPLKGLDIKTTVAVSLQDGILGKEKTISYERKVLCPECEGSSITSYSQIVKCDKCDGESRIQTKIGKVICFKCFGKGFVVKNPCKTCKGFGYIKTKDQATFNVPIGVETGDKIRIEGKGNCGLNGGKNGDLIVRFKLDTGFFEKSGKDLILNLKIDEDISSYEYIRIKNPLNEILQIKVPPNFTKQSIIKVKGEGYISKSGERGNIYIKIV, from the coding sequence ATGAACTTTTATAAACTTTTGGGAGTAGCTTTTAACGCTACTCCTGAAGAGATAAAAAAAGCCTACAGGAAAAAAGTAAAACTATTTCATCCAGACATAAACCCAAATGGTAAAGAAATCTTTAAAGTATTAAACATAGCTTATGAAACTTTAATAAACCCGGAAAAAAGACAAGATTATGACAAACATATCAATAAAAATTCCTTAACCAGAATATTAGAAGAAAAGGTATTAGACTTTTTAGGTTTTACTGACAAACCTTTAAAAGGATTAGATATAAAAACTACTGTAGCAGTCTCACTTCAAGATGGTATATTAGGTAAAGAAAAAACTATATCTTACGAAAGAAAAGTTTTATGCCCAGAGTGTGAGGGAAGCTCTATAACCTCTTACAGCCAGATAGTAAAGTGTGATAAATGTGATGGAGAGAGCAGAATCCAAACAAAAATAGGTAAGGTAATATGTTTTAAATGTTTTGGAAAAGGGTTTGTAGTAAAAAATCCTTGTAAAACCTGTAAAGGTTTTGGTTATATAAAAACAAAAGACCAAGCTACTTTTAATGTGCCTATAGGTGTTGAAACAGGAGATAAAATTAGGATAGAGGGAAAAGGAAACTGTGGTTTAAACGGTGGCAAAAACGGAGATTTAATAGTTAGATTTAAATTAGACACAGGCTTTTTTGAAAAGTCCGGTAAAGATTTAATTTTAAACTTGAAGATAGATGAAGATATTTCCAGTTATGAATACATCCGTATAAAAAACCCTTTAAACGAGATACTTCAAATAAAAGTTCCTCCAAACTTTACAAAACAATCAATTATAAAAGTAAAAGGTGAAGGTTATATAAGTAAATCCGGAGAAAGAGGAAATATCTATATAAAGATTGTTTAA
- a CDS encoding nucleotidyltransferase codes for MNDKEKILELLKQFVIEKKEPLELILVGALALPFYDVEFRFTYDLDAEIQQGNIEDLYFYLKSKGFESDLSENVSGWSVISMPSGYRERSQIVYQSDLLTIKILSPEDYIIMKLRRGTTQDIEDALAVAKTKKVKKQDLDVLYEKVLKESIKDTALFNFKKIYALFINELLKRQ; via the coding sequence TTGAATGACAAAGAAAAAATTTTAGAATTACTAAAGCAGTTTGTAATAGAAAAAAAAGAACCATTAGAGCTTATACTGGTTGGAGCTTTAGCATTACCTTTTTATGATGTAGAATTTCGGTTTACTTACGACTTGGATGCAGAAATACAACAAGGTAATATAGAAGATCTTTACTTTTATTTAAAATCTAAAGGTTTTGAAAGTGATTTAAGTGAAAATGTGTCAGGTTGGAGTGTTATCTCTATGCCATCTGGTTATAGAGAAAGAAGTCAAATAGTTTATCAGAGTGATTTACTTACAATCAAAATTTTAAGCCCAGAAGATTATATTATTATGAAACTGAGAAGAGGAACAACACAAGATATAGAAGATGCTTTGGCAGTAGCTAAAACAAAAAAAGTAAAGAAACAAGATTTAGATGTACTTTATGAAAAAGTTTTAAAAGAATCTATCAAAGATACAGCTTTATTCAACTTTAAAAAGATTTATGCTTTATTCATAAATGAGCTTTTAAAAAGGCAGTAG
- a CDS encoding nucleotide exchange factor GrpE produces the protein MEENKDQTQQETEQENNQENQQTQEEVIDKDGLIEQLKKENEELKAKLQKTEDAAKKLSALYQAIQKDFEDYKVRTIKEKEQIKEEAIEKFAKAFLEVVDNFEKALESFKYTNDINSILQGIQMTHYQVVNLLKNFGIEKIEDTQEFNPMLHEAIETVKSKEYKPNQIVKVLQHGYTFKGKVIRPAKVVVSVEEEEIT, from the coding sequence TTGGAAGAAAATAAAGATCAAACTCAGCAAGAAACTGAGCAAGAAAACAACCAAGAAAATCAGCAAACTCAAGAAGAAGTTATAGATAAAGATGGGTTAATTGAGCAACTAAAAAAAGAAAATGAAGAGCTAAAAGCAAAACTCCAAAAAACAGAAGACGCAGCAAAAAAACTAAGTGCTTTATACCAAGCTATCCAGAAAGATTTTGAAGACTATAAAGTAAGAACAATAAAAGAAAAAGAACAGATAAAAGAAGAGGCTATAGAAAAGTTTGCCAAGGCGTTCTTAGAAGTAGTAGATAACTTTGAAAAAGCATTAGAAAGCTTCAAATACACAAACGACATTAACTCCATACTCCAAGGTATACAGATGACCCATTACCAAGTTGTAAACCTTCTTAAAAACTTTGGAATTGAAAAGATAGAAGATACTCAAGAATTTAATCCAATGCTTCATGAAGCGATAGAGACTGTAAAATCTAAAGAGTATAAACCAAACCAAATAGTTAAAGTTTTACAACACGGCTATACCTTTAAAGGTAAAGTTATAAGACCTGCAAAAGTAGTAGTTTCAGTAGAGGAAGAAGAAATAACCTGA